One part of the Vicia villosa cultivar HV-30 ecotype Madison, WI linkage group LG6, Vvil1.0, whole genome shotgun sequence genome encodes these proteins:
- the LOC131612766 gene encoding hydrophobic protein RCI2A-like, translated as MGTATCIDIILAIILPPLGVFLRFGCNIEFWICLILTILGYLPGIIYAIYAITK; from the exons ATGGGCACAGCTACCTGCATCGATATTATTCTTGCCATCATCCTTCCACCTCTTGGTGTCTTCCTTAGATTTGGCTGCAAC attgagttTTGGATCTGTTTGATTCTCACCATTTTGGGTTATCTTCCTGGAATCATCTATGCTATATATGCTATCACTAAGTAA